Proteins from a single region of Candidatus Puniceispirillum marinum IMCC1322:
- the rsfS gene encoding ribosome silencing factor: protein MLNLITDSLNDDKAIDIQTIPLAGKSAMADFMVVASGSSSRQVAAMAEHLQFKLKQNYVDIIGLEGMRQADWVLLDANDVIVHLFRPEVREFYGIERMWADGGVEEIVRITADA, encoded by the coding sequence GTGTTAAATCTCATTACCGATTCCCTCAACGACGACAAAGCTATTGATATTCAGACCATCCCGTTGGCAGGTAAATCTGCCATGGCAGATTTCATGGTCGTGGCCAGCGGATCATCATCGCGACAGGTTGCGGCAATGGCTGAGCATCTGCAGTTTAAACTGAAACAGAACTATGTTGATATCATCGGCCTTGAAGGTATGCGTCAGGCGGACTGGGTTTTGCTTGATGCCAATGACGTCATCGTGCATCTGTTCCGACCCGAAGTGCGCGAATTCTATGGTATCGAGCGTATGTGGGCTGATGGCGGGGTTGAAGAAATTGTCCGCATAACTGCCGACGCCTAA
- the gpmI gene encoding 2,3-bisphosphoglycerate-independent phosphoglycerate mutase has translation MTENHGNNSPVVLCIMDGWGHRPEPSHNAVALAETPVFDQLMSTCPHSFVAASGIDVGLPDGQVGNSEVGHMNIGAGRVVMQTLPRISAAVADGSLAVHPKLMALADQLIATDGTAHIMGLLSDGGVHAHEDHTLCVIHALAARGVKVAVHAFTDGRDVLPKAAINTMPAFLEQLPDTVTMASVIGRYYAMDRDHRWSRTEAAFNAIIHGQSADAPASDSMAAIRQAYDRGESDEFIAATVIDDYAGMNDGDGIVMMNFRTDRARQILDAFFRPDTVNFPARPPMIASAIGMSSYSEPLDEFVDTLFPATELNDTLGTVVAAAGLRQLRLAETEKYPHVTFFFNGGKETILPQEDRQMVQSPSVPTYDMQPEMSAEGVLQTALNSLSTQAHDLLIINFANPDMVGHTGDLAAAIQAVETVDECVGKLAEAVRAQHGQMLVTADHGNCEIMWDDEANSPHTAHTTNLVPLILVNGDSDTNLVDGRLADLAPSLLAMLGITQPSAMTGNSLLRP, from the coding sequence ATGACTGAAAATCACGGAAATAACAGCCCTGTTGTTCTATGCATCATGGATGGATGGGGGCATCGGCCTGAGCCATCGCATAATGCGGTCGCGCTTGCCGAAACTCCTGTCTTTGATCAGCTTATGTCCACATGCCCACACAGCTTTGTGGCAGCTTCGGGCATAGATGTTGGCTTACCCGATGGGCAGGTTGGCAATTCGGAAGTTGGGCATATGAATATTGGTGCGGGGCGTGTTGTCATGCAAACCCTACCCCGTATCAGTGCGGCCGTAGCCGATGGATCACTCGCCGTCCACCCCAAATTAATGGCACTGGCCGACCAGCTGATTGCAACCGACGGCACCGCGCATATCATGGGGCTACTTTCGGATGGCGGGGTGCATGCGCATGAAGACCATACGCTGTGCGTTATCCACGCCTTAGCCGCACGCGGCGTCAAAGTCGCGGTTCATGCCTTTACCGATGGACGTGATGTGCTACCAAAGGCCGCGATCAATACGATGCCGGCCTTTCTTGAACAACTGCCCGACACTGTCACCATGGCCAGTGTCATAGGCCGGTATTATGCGATGGATCGCGATCACCGCTGGTCTCGCACCGAGGCCGCTTTCAATGCCATAATCCATGGCCAGAGCGCCGATGCGCCGGCGTCAGATAGTATGGCCGCCATCAGACAGGCCTATGATCGCGGCGAAAGTGATGAATTTATTGCGGCGACGGTTATTGATGACTATGCGGGCATGAATGATGGTGACGGCATTGTCATGATGAATTTTCGTACTGATCGTGCGCGCCAAATCCTTGATGCCTTTTTCAGACCGGATACTGTCAACTTTCCGGCCAGACCTCCGATGATCGCATCGGCCATTGGCATGTCATCCTATTCCGAACCTCTTGATGAATTTGTAGACACATTATTTCCGGCAACCGAACTTAACGATACGCTTGGCACCGTTGTAGCCGCCGCTGGCTTGCGCCAGCTTCGCCTTGCCGAAACTGAAAAATATCCGCATGTGACCTTTTTCTTTAATGGCGGTAAAGAAACCATCCTGCCGCAAGAAGACCGCCAGATGGTGCAATCACCCAGCGTTCCAACCTATGATATGCAGCCTGAGATGAGCGCCGAAGGCGTTCTGCAAACAGCTTTGAACAGTTTGAGCACACAGGCGCATGATCTGCTTATCATCAACTTTGCCAATCCGGATATGGTTGGCCATACAGGTGATCTTGCCGCTGCCATTCAGGCGGTTGAAACCGTCGATGAATGTGTAGGCAAACTTGCCGAGGCGGTTAGGGCACAACATGGTCAAATGCTGGTCACCGCCGATCATGGCAATTGTGAAATCATGTGGGATGATGAAGCCAATTCACCACATACAGCACACACAACGAATCTTGTGCCGCTGATCCTTGTAAATGGCGATAGTGACACCAATCTGGTAGATGGGCGGCTGGCAGACCTGGCACCTAGTCTGCTGGCCATGCTGGGTATTACCCAGCCGTCTGCGATGACGGGGAATTCCTTGCTTCGACCTTAA
- a CDS encoding nicotinate-nucleotide adenylyltransferase, with the protein MATHVREVPKAPLPAIFHSKTRLKIGLLGGSFNPAHAGHLHMSMLALRTLGLDQIWWLVTPQNPLKDRHVMMTLAHRRDFARTVTAHHPQIKVLSPEEQRPDHLTYNTLKWLKQTCPHAQFIWIMGADNMVQFSAWYRYREISRLMPMAVIDRPGFSYQAISAGRKLPAQRLQPARMAGLLAQRRLARASWCFIAGKRHKASATALRAVIAPIPIGRLAIN; encoded by the coding sequence ATGGCAACACACGTCCGTGAAGTTCCAAAAGCACCCTTACCGGCCATTTTTCACAGCAAAACACGGTTGAAAATAGGGCTTTTAGGCGGCTCATTCAATCCGGCGCATGCTGGCCATCTGCATATGAGCATGCTGGCCTTGCGCACGCTTGGTCTTGATCAGATATGGTGGCTGGTGACACCGCAAAACCCACTTAAAGATCGTCATGTGATGATGACACTGGCGCATAGGCGTGATTTTGCCCGCACAGTCACCGCACATCATCCACAGATCAAAGTGTTGAGTCCAGAAGAACAACGGCCAGATCATCTTACGTATAATACATTGAAATGGTTAAAACAAACCTGTCCACATGCGCAGTTTATTTGGATCATGGGTGCCGATAATATGGTACAATTCAGCGCCTGGTATCGTTACCGCGAGATCAGCAGACTCATGCCCATGGCCGTGATTGACCGCCCGGGCTTTTCCTATCAGGCGATCAGTGCTGGACGCAAATTGCCAGCCCAACGGCTACAACCAGCGCGCATGGCAGGTCTATTGGCGCAACGCCGCCTTGCCAGGGCTAGCTGGTGCTTTATTGCAGGTAAGCGGCACAAGGCTTCGGCAACGGCTCTGCGTGCCGTCATCGCGCCTATACCCATTGGGCGGCTAGCCATTAATTAA
- a CDS encoding S41 family peptidase has protein sequence MQRPLFSDSAGSGRSSFGRANFGTQKKHRFLYILLICGVMAAGGLGVSLLSAARADKNDSVYQQLGLFGDIFQRVRESYVDEVDDTDLIEAAIKGMLTSLDPHSSYLNADNFNAMKVQTQGRFGGLGIEITMENGMVKVVSPIDDTPAAKAGIQPEDYIIAVDDESIIGMSLSDAVDRLRGKIGSKVTVKVQRAQDEPFDVSLIRDSIKIKSVRYEIFDGIGYVRLTTFSEQTTPGLIDAIDDMFKQQDGNLKGVILDLRNNPGGLLDQAISVSDAFLEKGEIVSTRGRDPEKGNRVYATSGDIARGLPMVVLINSGSASASEIVAGALKDHKRALLLGTRSFGKGSVQSVIPVSNTAAMRLTTARYYTPSGISIQAKGIEPDIEVLMARIETLEGGITREENLKGALDSKEDDEADASDSQPEQKFKQDEIDYQLARALDLIRGVSAFSVLRPNS, from the coding sequence ATGCAAAGACCTTTATTTTCTGATTCTGCAGGATCTGGACGATCAAGTTTTGGCCGCGCTAATTTTGGCACCCAGAAAAAGCACCGATTTCTGTATATTCTGCTTATCTGTGGTGTCATGGCCGCGGGTGGCCTTGGTGTATCTCTGCTCAGCGCCGCGCGGGCTGACAAGAATGATTCTGTTTATCAACAACTTGGCCTTTTTGGTGATATTTTCCAGCGCGTGCGCGAGAGCTATGTTGATGAGGTGGACGATACCGATCTAATCGAAGCGGCTATCAAAGGCATGCTGACCTCATTAGACCCACATTCTTCCTATCTGAACGCTGATAATTTCAACGCCATGAAGGTGCAGACGCAAGGCCGTTTTGGTGGCCTTGGCATCGAAATCACTATGGAAAACGGCATGGTTAAAGTCGTGTCACCAATTGATGACACCCCTGCGGCCAAAGCGGGCATCCAGCCAGAAGATTATATCATTGCTGTTGATGATGAATCGATTATTGGCATGTCGCTATCCGATGCGGTGGATCGGCTACGTGGCAAAATCGGGTCTAAAGTAACAGTCAAGGTTCAACGCGCTCAGGACGAGCCGTTCGATGTGTCGCTAATCCGTGATTCAATCAAAATCAAATCGGTGCGTTATGAAATCTTTGATGGCATAGGTTATGTACGCCTGACCACATTTTCCGAACAGACAACCCCCGGCCTGATTGATGCCATTGATGATATGTTCAAACAGCAAGACGGGAACCTCAAAGGTGTGATTCTGGATCTTCGGAATAATCCTGGTGGTTTGCTGGATCAGGCTATTTCAGTCAGCGATGCCTTTCTGGAAAAAGGGGAAATCGTGTCAACACGGGGCCGCGATCCCGAAAAGGGCAACCGCGTTTATGCCACCTCAGGTGATATCGCCCGTGGTCTGCCAATGGTTGTGCTCATTAATTCGGGATCGGCTTCGGCATCCGAGATTGTTGCTGGCGCGCTAAAGGATCACAAACGTGCCTTGCTTCTTGGCACCCGTTCATTTGGTAAAGGCTCGGTGCAATCGGTAATTCCGGTATCGAATACCGCTGCCATGCGCCTGACCACAGCACGCTATTACACACCGTCGGGTATTTCGATTCAGGCCAAGGGCATCGAACCTGATATCGAGGTGCTCATGGCACGGATTGAAACGCTTGAAGGCGGCATCACCCGCGAGGAAAATCTCAAAGGCGCGTTAGATAGTAAGGAAGATGACGAAGCCGACGCATCCGACTCACAGCCAGAGCAAAAGTTCAAACAGGACGAAATCGACTATCAGCTTGCCCGTGCACTTGATCTGATTCGGGGTGTATCCGCCTTCTCGGTATTAAGGCCAAATTCATGA
- a CDS encoding 23S rRNA (pseudouridine(1915)-N(3))-methyltransferase RlmH, translating into MRLHIIAVGKGRTSPEATLTSAWLARLPAGGELSEIDSKLPAGTARCDDEAARILKHVPSDAALVAFDPKGRDCSSEELANLLSLWQDEGRSRACFAIGGADGHGAAVLARADKTLSFGRAIWPHMLFRAMVAEQLYRATAILSGHPYHRPS; encoded by the coding sequence ATGCGGTTGCATATTATTGCCGTTGGCAAAGGCCGGACTTCACCAGAAGCCACATTGACCAGCGCATGGCTAGCCCGACTACCAGCTGGCGGCGAGCTCAGCGAGATCGACTCAAAATTACCAGCTGGCACCGCGCGTTGCGATGATGAAGCTGCCCGTATTTTAAAACATGTACCATCCGATGCGGCGCTTGTGGCCTTTGATCCGAAGGGACGCGACTGTTCATCCGAAGAACTGGCGAATCTTTTATCACTTTGGCAGGATGAAGGGCGTTCACGCGCCTGTTTTGCCATTGGTGGTGCCGATGGCCATGGTGCGGCTGTATTGGCCCGTGCTGACAAAACATTGTCTTTTGGGCGAGCGATCTGGCCACATATGCTGTTTCGGGCGATGGTTGCTGAACAATTATACCGCGCCACAGCTATTTTGAGTGGACATCCTTATCACCGTCCAAGTTGA
- a CDS encoding F0F1 ATP synthase subunit gamma yields MASLQDLKTRIKSVKSTQKITAAMKMVAAAKLRRAQESAEAGRPYATRMGQVISSLAAKANKESAPELLVGNGKDQVHLLVVMSADRGLCGGFNGSITRATRNEVARLRSENKTVKLFMVGRKSADALRRELGDIYMASLEGIQGTSVSYGDADSIGQTIRDGFEAGEFDVCSIIYNKFKSVIAQEVTHTQLIPAQIDMTEESDTLSVSYEYEPEEEELLNALLPRGISTQIYSSLLESSASELAARMTAMDNATRNAGDLIDRLTLIYNRTRQATITKELIEIISGAEAV; encoded by the coding sequence TGAAGACGCGAATCAAAAGTGTCAAGTCCACGCAAAAAATCACTGCCGCCATGAAAATGGTGGCGGCGGCGAAATTACGTCGGGCACAGGAATCTGCCGAAGCTGGACGTCCCTATGCGACACGTATGGGGCAGGTGATATCAAGTCTGGCGGCAAAAGCGAATAAGGAATCTGCGCCCGAATTGCTGGTTGGCAATGGAAAAGATCAGGTTCATCTGTTGGTTGTGATGTCTGCTGACCGTGGTCTTTGTGGCGGTTTTAATGGTTCGATCACACGGGCAACGCGTAATGAAGTCGCCCGACTTCGCAGTGAAAACAAGACCGTCAAATTATTTATGGTCGGCCGTAAATCTGCCGATGCTTTGCGTCGTGAACTTGGTGACATCTATATGGCGTCACTTGAAGGCATTCAGGGCACATCAGTGTCCTATGGTGACGCTGATTCAATCGGCCAGACCATCCGTGACGGATTTGAAGCTGGTGAATTTGACGTTTGTTCGATCATCTATAACAAGTTCAAAAGCGTGATCGCCCAAGAAGTTACGCATACACAGCTTATTCCAGCGCAGATCGACATGACCGAAGAAAGTGACACGCTGAGTGTCAGCTATGAATATGAGCCGGAAGAAGAAGAGCTTCTGAATGCGTTGCTTCCGCGTGGTATCTCTACGCAAATCTACAGCTCGTTGCTTGAATCATCAGCGTCCGAACTGGCCGCACGTATGACGGCAATGGATAACGCAACACGTAATGCTGGCGATCTGATTGACCGGCTTACATTGATTTATAACCGCACACGACAGGCGACGATCACCAAAGAACTGATCGAGATCATCTCGGGTGCTGAAGCTGTTTAA
- the atpD gene encoding F0F1 ATP synthase subunit beta produces MATKSVGKVSQVIGAVVDVVFDGSLPAIQNALEVDNNGQRLVLEVAQHLGESSVRTIAMDATEGLVRGAAATDTGAPITVPVGPETLGRILNVIGEPVDEGKPVKAKKYYPIHRAAPDYVDQSTEAEILVTGIKVVDLLAPYAKGGKIGLFGGAGVGKTVLIMELINNVAKAHGGYSVFAGVGERTREGNDLYHEMVESGVIMPDGEGSKAALVYGQMNEPPGARSRVALTGLTLAEYFRDEEGQDVLFFVDNIFRFTQAGSEVSALLGRIPSAVGYQPTLATDMGALQERITTTNKGSITSVQAIYVPADDLTDPAPAASFAHLDATTVLSRQIAELGIYPAVDPLDSSSRMLDPRIVGDHHYSIARQVQEVLQQYKSLQDIIAILGMDELSEEDKLTVYRARKIQRFLSQPFHVAEVFTGAPGKLVSLEDTISGFEGIINGDYDHLPEAAFYLVGTIEEAIEKGKKLAQEAA; encoded by the coding sequence ATGGCAACAAAATCAGTTGGTAAAGTCAGTCAGGTAATCGGCGCGGTCGTCGATGTGGTATTTGATGGTAGTCTGCCCGCAATCCAGAACGCGCTTGAGGTCGATAATAACGGCCAGCGCCTTGTTCTTGAGGTCGCACAGCATCTTGGCGAATCATCAGTCAGAACCATCGCGATGGACGCGACCGAAGGTTTGGTTCGTGGGGCCGCGGCAACCGATACAGGTGCCCCGATCACAGTGCCAGTTGGTCCGGAAACATTGGGACGTATTCTGAATGTTATTGGTGAGCCAGTTGACGAAGGCAAACCAGTTAAAGCAAAAAAATATTATCCAATTCACCGCGCTGCGCCGGATTATGTTGACCAGTCAACCGAAGCCGAAATTCTGGTTACCGGCATCAAGGTTGTTGATCTGCTCGCGCCTTATGCAAAGGGTGGTAAAATTGGTCTGTTCGGTGGTGCCGGTGTTGGTAAAACCGTCCTGATTATGGAATTGATCAATAACGTTGCGAAAGCACATGGCGGTTATTCAGTGTTTGCCGGTGTTGGCGAGCGCACACGTGAAGGAAATGACCTGTATCACGAGATGGTGGAATCAGGTGTTATCATGCCAGATGGCGAAGGCTCTAAAGCGGCGCTTGTTTATGGTCAAATGAATGAACCTCCAGGGGCGCGTTCTCGTGTGGCGCTGACAGGCCTGACATTGGCCGAATATTTCCGTGATGAAGAAGGCCAAGACGTGCTGTTCTTCGTTGATAATATTTTCCGTTTTACCCAGGCTGGTTCGGAGGTGTCTGCGCTACTTGGACGTATCCCATCGGCGGTGGGTTATCAGCCAACTTTGGCAACCGATATGGGAGCTTTGCAGGAGCGGATCACTACCACAAATAAAGGGTCGATCACTTCGGTTCAGGCGATTTATGTCCCTGCTGATGACCTGACTGACCCGGCACCTGCGGCGTCGTTCGCGCACCTTGATGCGACAACGGTTCTGTCACGTCAGATTGCCGAGCTTGGTATTTACCCTGCGGTTGACCCGCTTGATTCATCATCACGTATGCTGGATCCGCGGATTGTGGGTGATCATCACTATAGCATTGCCCGCCAGGTGCAAGAGGTGCTGCAGCAGTATAAGTCGCTACAGGACATCATCGCTATTCTGGGTATGGATGAATTGTCAGAAGAAGATAAGCTAACAGTTTATCGTGCGCGTAAAATCCAGCGCTTTCTGTCACAGCCATTCCACGTTGCCGAAGTCTTTACGGGTGCGCCAGGTAAATTGGTTAGCCTTGAAGATACGATCAGTGGCTTTGAAGGTATCATCAATGGTGATTACGATCATCTGCCAGAAGCTGCTTTCTATCTGGTTGGCACCATCGAAGAAGCCATCGAAAAAGGCAAGAAGCTGGCACAGGAAGCTGCCTAA
- a CDS encoding RNA pyrophosphohydrolase, with protein MSQITTAYDDRPYRPCVGIFLLNPHGQVFAGRRIDSRAEAWQMPQGGIDPGETPIAACMREMCEEIGTNDAELIKEHSEWLNYDIPLPLANRLWQGKYKGQKQKWMAMRFTGSDADINIATAEPEFCEWRWLPAAELIDLAVPFKRGVYERILVEFGDLT; from the coding sequence ATGAGCCAGATCACAACTGCCTATGATGACCGTCCTTATCGCCCCTGCGTGGGTATCTTCCTGCTTAACCCACATGGTCAGGTTTTTGCTGGACGCCGCATTGACAGCCGTGCTGAAGCCTGGCAAATGCCCCAAGGCGGCATTGACCCGGGCGAAACACCGATTGCCGCCTGCATGCGTGAAATGTGTGAAGAGATCGGTACCAATGACGCTGAACTTATCAAAGAACATAGCGAATGGCTGAATTATGATATTCCGTTGCCACTGGCGAACCGCCTATGGCAAGGCAAATATAAAGGGCAGAAACAGAAATGGATGGCGATGCGCTTTACTGGCAGTGACGCTGATATCAATATTGCCACAGCCGAACCCGAATTCTGCGAATGGCGGTGGCTGCCTGCGGCCGAACTGATCGATCTGGCTGTCCCCTTCAAACGCGGGGTATATGAACGCATCTTGGTTGAATTTGGTGATCTGACCTAA
- the atpC gene encoding ATP synthase F1 subunit epsilon has translation MAETTHLELVTPAKIMVQMAAEMVVAPGSEGLFGAMPRHAPMLANLDRGVVEVHEGGKIINRYMIDGGLADVSGESVTILAERAEDLDTADAARLKERAASAPEAEADFLNAVIAAL, from the coding sequence ATGGCTGAGACAACACATCTAGAGCTGGTCACACCGGCGAAAATCATGGTGCAGATGGCAGCCGAAATGGTTGTTGCACCTGGATCAGAAGGCCTGTTTGGTGCCATGCCACGGCATGCACCAATGCTGGCCAATCTTGATCGAGGTGTTGTTGAAGTGCATGAAGGTGGCAAAATCATCAATCGCTATATGATTGATGGCGGCCTTGCTGATGTGTCTGGCGAAAGCGTGACGATTCTGGCCGAACGTGCCGAGGATCTTGATACTGCTGATGCAGCAAGGCTCAAGGAACGCGCCGCAAGCGCGCCTGAAGCAGAAGCTGATTTCCTGAATGCGGTGATTGCCGCGCTGTAA